In a single window of the Drosophila albomicans strain 15112-1751.03 chromosome 3, ASM965048v2, whole genome shotgun sequence genome:
- the LOC117571574 gene encoding LOW QUALITY PROTEIN: L-aminoadipate-semialdehyde dehydrogenase-phosphopantetheinyl transferase (The sequence of the model RefSeq protein was modified relative to this genomic sequence to represent the inferred CDS: inserted 2 bases in 1 codon), with protein MNKHICTRWAFDLSTWTPTLPQLTHAVAAIQIEERTRLMKFHFIDDFLSSLIGRLLMRKFVSTCTNEPYHQVHFERDVRGKPYWVPSKSAKDNSSTLSFNVSHQGSLVLLAGIRGSRDDAEFGIGTDVMKIEYSGGKPLAEFFRLMQSKFSPQEWSYIGRPQHTEGAQLKAFMRHWCLKEAYVKELGVGITVDLEKISFAVDTTHPLEEAVSPLCATTLRCNGTPMTQWHFEEHLITQXYCAAIAFRNCLPHENARFEFVPFQDLIEPSAIAEQPEVVEYCKQALLKPQKRHS; from the exons ATGAACAAACACATCTGCACACGTTGGGCATTCGATTTGAGCACATGGACGCCAACTCTGCCACAGCTGACGCATGCGGTGGCTGCCATACAAATCGAGGAGCGGACACGCCTgatgaaatttcatttcatcgATGACTTTCTGTCCTCGCTGATTGGCCGTCTGCTAATGCGCAAATTTGTGAGCACGTGCACCAACGAGCCGTATCATCAAGTGCACTTTGAGCGTGATGTGCGCGGCAAGCCATATTGGGTGCCATCCAAGTCCGCCAAGGATAACAGCTCAACGCTCAGCTTTAATGTCTCTCATCAGGGCAGCCTGGTGCTGTTAGCGGGTATTCGAGGCAGTCGGGATGACGCTGAGTTTGGCATTGGCACAGATGTTATGAAGATCGAGTATAGTGGCGGTAAGCCATTGGCAGAATTCTTTCGCCTCATGCAGAGCAAATTCTCGCCCCAGGAGTGGAGCTACATTGGGCGACCACAGCACACGGAGGGGGCACAGCTCAAGGCATTCATGCGTCACTGGTGCCTCAAGGAGGCCTACGTTAAGGAACTGGGCGTGGGCATTACTGTCGATCTCGAAAAGATAAGCTTTGCCGTGGACACCACGCATCCGCTGGAGGAGGCCGTCTCCCCACTGTGCGCCACCACGTTGCGTTGCAACGGCACACCCATGACGCAATGGCACTTCGAGGAGCATTTAATCACACA ATACTGCGCGGCGATTGCGTTTCGCAATTGTTTGCCGCACGAGAATGCGCGCTTTGAGTTTGTGCCTTTCCAGGATTTGATAGAGCCAAGTGCAATCGCTGAGCAGCCCGAGGTGGTGGAATACTGCAAACAGGCGCTGCTGAAGCCGCAGAAACGACATTCCTAG
- the LOC117570950 gene encoding LOW QUALITY PROTEIN: uncharacterized protein LOC117570950 (The sequence of the model RefSeq protein was modified relative to this genomic sequence to represent the inferred CDS: substituted 1 base at 1 genomic stop codon), translated as MFDATWLPTACGSLAPALLPPAHMVILWYFWENYSRYVDRHFCSCSCWDTVFKGPYESGVAAYKHMYFNATPNSFKMWILTVFAVIAFYECIKRLIALILQQRVRYSMLFLFLLSIFSHYYAWWAYINYYNDDYYKQWNHQLFFTITELFSTVLVMHLANTTNVVKPKKVFCIVGIALLHILAGSFDQFFLNVVRGEGAAHQVVRDIGFMFPDLLHLFVPLWLLRKARKENFATRPFNRDRKLHRDIVAMLCMVSIMFGICSILXERILMGAHEEMYGKIKPAQDTALMLLNRYRMLANNNVHN; from the exons ATGTTTGATGCAACCTGGTTGCCCACCGCCTGCGGCTCATTGGCGCCCGCATTGCTACCGCCTGCTCACATGGTTATCTTGTGGTACTTTTGGGAGAACTATTCACGCTATGTGGACCGACATTTCTGCAGTTGCTCATGCTGGGACACGGTGTTCAAGGGTCCCTACGAATCGGGAGTGGCCGCCTACAAGCACATGTACTTCAATGCCACGCCCAACAGCTTCAAGATGTGGATACTCACCGTGTTTGCCGTCATTGCGTTCTACGAGTGCATCAAACGTCTGATTGCCCTGATCCTGCAGCAACGTGTGCGCTACTCAATGTTGTTCCTCTTTCTGTTGTCCATCTTCTCGCATTACTATGCCTGGTGGGCGTACATCAACTATTACAACGATGACTACTACAAACAATGGAATCACCAGCTCTTCTTCACG ATAACAGAGTTGTTCTCCACGGTGCTGGTTATGCATCTGGCCAACACCACGAATGTGGTAAAGCCCAAGAAAGTGTTCTGCATCGTGGGCATCGCTTTGCTGCACATACTCGCTGGCAGCTTCGATCAGTTCTTTCTGAATGTGGTGCGTGGAGAGGGAGCAGCCCATCAAGTAGTGCGCGATATTGGCTTTATGTTTCCCGacttgttgcatttgtttgtgCCGCTTTGGCTGTTACGCAAGGCACGCAAAGAGAACTTTGCCACACGTCCCTTTAACCGAGATCGCAAGCTGCATCGCGATATTGTGGCCATGTTGTGCATGGTGTCGATCATGTTTGGGATCTGCTCGATTTTGTGAGAACGAATTCTGATGGGCGCCCACGAGGAGATGTATGGCAAGATAAAGCCCGCCCAGGATACTGCCTTGATGCTGCTCAATCGCTATCGCATGCTGGCGAACAACAATGTGCACAACTaa
- the LOC117571571 gene encoding neurexin-4 isoform X3 yields the protein MVRKIATMGRMHTDEFVTEYIVQYSDDGEYWRSYVNPTSEPQMFKGNSDGNNIHYNIFEVPIIAQWVRINPTRWHDRISMRVELYGCEYIAENLYFNGTGLVRYELKEHAIASLRESIRFRFKTAFANGIMMYSRGSQGDYYALQLKDNKMVMNVKLGTNSMASLSVGSLLDDNVWHDVVVSRNKQDIIFSVDRVIVRSRISGDYTRLNLNQQLYLGGVPNVQEGLIVQQNFSGCLENIYFNSTNFIRVMKDSYELNEAHLYTKVNSLFACPSPSNYPVTFTTRGSFVKLKGYENSQRLNVSFYFRTYEETGVMVQHEFYSGGYVKVFLEFGKVKIDLSMKDRPRIILDNYEDQFNDGKWHSFVLSIERNRLIINIDQRPMTTTKNIQIATGSLYYIAGGLDRNGFVGCMRLISVDGNYKLPQDWVQGEEVCCGDEVVVDACQMIDRCNPNPCQHKGVCHQNSMEFFCDCAHTGYAGAVCHTSNNPLSCQALKNVQHVQQRVNLNIDVDGSGPLEPFPVTCEFYSDGRVITTLSHSQEHTTTVDGFQEPGSFAQSIMYDANQLQIEALLNRSHSCWQRLSYSCHSSRLFNSPSEAGNFRPFAWWISRNNQPMDYWAGALPGSRKCECGILGKCNDPTKWCNCDSNSLEWTEDGGDIREKEHLPVRAVKFGDTGTPLDEKYGRYTLGPMRCEGDDLFSNVVTFRIADASINLPPFDMGHSGDIYLEFRTTQENAVIFHATGPTDYIKLSLNGGNKLQFQYQAGSGPLGVNVGTSYHLNDNNWHTVSVERNRKEARLVVDGSIKAEVREPPGPVRALHLTSDLVIGATTEYRDGYVGCIRALLLNGKMVDLKDYSKRGLYGISTGCVGRCESSPCLNNGTCIERYDGYSCDCRWSAFKGPICADEIGVNLRSASIIRYEFEGSFRSTIAENIRVGFTTTIPKGFLLGFTSNLTGEYLTIQISNSGHLRCVFDFGFERQEIIFPKKHFGLGQYHDVRFMRKNSGSTVVLQVDNYEPVEYHFDIKASADAQFNNIQYMYIGKNLSMTDGFVGCVSRVQFDDIYPLKLMFQQNPPNNVKSLGTNLTEDFCGVEPVTHPPIEIETRPPPLVDEEKLRKAYNEVNSVLLAFLLAILFLLLCLMFFLIGRYLHRHKGDYLTHEDNGADGADDPDDAVLHSTTGHQVRKRTEIFI from the exons ATGGTGCGCAAGATCGCCACCATGGGACGCATGCACACCGATGAGTTTGTCACGGAGTATATCGTTCAGTATTCGGATGATGGCGAATATTGGCGCTCGTATGTTAATCCCACGAGTGAGCCGCAG ATGTTCAAGGGCAACTCTGATGGCAATAACATACACTACAATATCTTTGAAGTGCCCATCATTGCACAATGGGTGCGCATCAATCCTACACGCTGGCACGATCGCATCTCAATGCGTGTCGAGCTCTACGGCTGTGAATACA TTGCGGAGAACCTTTATTTCAATGGAACTGGCCTGGTGCGTTATGAGCTGAAGGAACATGCCATTGCATCGTTGCGCGAGTCCATACGCTTCCGTTTCAAAACCGCCTTTGCGAATGGCATTATGATGTATTCACGCGGTAGTCAAGGCGATTACTATGCGCTGCAGCTGAAGGACAATAAGATGGTGATGAATGTGAAACTGGGAACCAACTCGATGGCATCGCTTTCAGTGGGCAGTCTGCTGGATGACAATGTGTGGcacgatgttgttgtttcgcgTAACAAACAGGACATTATCTTTTCCGTAGATCGTGTCATTGTGCGTAGTCGCATTAGTGGTGATTATACACGCTTGAATCTCAATCAGCAGCTGTACCTAGGCGGTGTGCCAAATGTGCAGGAGGGTCTCATTGTTCAGCAGAACTTTTCGGGTTGCTTGGAGAATATTTACTTCAACTCAACCAACTTTATACGCGTCATGAAGGACAGCTACGAGCTGAACGAAGCCCATTTGTACACCAAAGTGAACAGTCTGTTTGCCTGTCCGTCGCCCTCAAATTATCCAGTTACCTTCACGACGCGTGGCTCGTTTGTCAAGCTAAAGGGCTATGAGAACTCGCAGCGTTTGAATGTGTCCTTCTATTTCCGCACCTACGAGGAGACGGGCGTCATGGTGCAGCATGAATTCTATTCGGGCGGCTATGTTAAAGTCTTTTTGGAGTTTGGCAAGGTTAAAATCGATTTGAGCATGAAGGACAGGCCACGAATTATACTCGACAACTATGAGGATCAGTTCAATGATGGCAAATGGCATTCATTTGTGCTTTCGATCGAACGCAATCGTTTGATTATCAACATCGATCAACGGCCTATGACAACGACCAAGAATATACAGATTGCCACGGGAAGTTTGTATTACATTGCTGGCGGCTTGGATCGAAATGGTTTTGTGGGCTGCATGCGTCTGATTTCGGTGGATGGCAACTACAAGTTGCCCCAGGATTGGGTGCAGGGCGAAGAGGTCTGCTGTGGTGATGAAGTAGTGGTCGATGCCTGCCAGATGATTGATCGCTGTAATCCCAATCCCTGCCAGCACAAGGGTGTCTGTCATCAGAACAGCATGGAGTTCTTCTGCGACTGTGCGCATACTGGCTATGCTGGCGCTGTCTGTCACACCT CCAACAATCCATTGTCCTGTCAGGCGCTGAAGAATGTGCAACATGTGCAGCAGCGTGTCAACCTCAACATCGATGTGGATGGCAGCGGTCCGCTGGAACCTTTCCCTGTTACCTGCGAGTTCTATT CTGATGGACGCGTCATCACCACGCTGAGTCACAGTCAAGAGCACACAACCACAGTGGATGGTTTCCAGGAGCCGGGCTCCTTTGCGCAGTCCATTATGTACGATGCCAATCAGCTGCAGATCGAAGCGTTGCTCAACCGCTCACACAGCTGCTGGCAGCGACTGAGCTACTCGTGTCATTCCTCGCGTCTTTTCAATTCACCTT CTGAGGCTGGCAACTTCCGTCCATTCGCCTGGTGGATCTCGCGTAACAATCAACCCATGGATTACTGGGCAGGCGCTTTGCCCGGTTCCCGAAAATGCGAATGCGGTATTTTGGGCAAATGTAATGATCCCACCAAGTGGTGTAACTGTGATTCTAATAGCCTGGAGTGGACTGAGGATGGCGGCGATATTCGTGAAAAGGAACATCTGCCGGTGCGTGCAGTGAAATTTGGTGACACTGGCACCCCGCTGGACGAAAAGTATGGTCGGTACACCTTGGGTCCTATGCGCTGTGAGGGCGATGATCTGTTTAGCAATGTGGTTACATTCCGCATTGCCGATGCTTCGATTAATCTGCCGCCGTTTGACATGGGACATTCGGGTgatatttatttggaattcCGCACCACACAAGAGAACGCTGTCATCTTCCACGCCACTGGTCCCACTGATTACATCAAGCTGAGCTTGAATGGCGGCAACAAACTACAATTCCAATACCAAGCTGGCAGCGGTCCACTTGGTGTTAATGTGGGCACCAGCTATCATCTGAATGACAATAACTGGCACACGGTGAGCGTGGAGCGCAATCGTAAGGAGGCGCGTCTTGTTGTCGATGGATCCATCAAGGCGGAAGTGCGTGAACCCCCAGGCCCAGTTCGTGCTCTGCACTTGACCTCAGATCTGGTTATTGGCGCTACCACGGAGTATCGTGATGGTTATGTGGGTTGCATTCGTGCTTTGTTGCTCAATGGCAAAATGGTGGATCTGAAGGACTATTCCAAGCGTGGCTTATACGGCATTAGCACAGGTTGCGTGGGTCGTTGCGAGTCGAGTCCTTGCCTCAACAACGGCACCTGCATTGAACGCTACGATGGCTATAGCTGTGACTGCCGTTGGAGCGCCTTCAAGGGACCCATTTGTGCAGATG AAATTGGCGTCAACTTGCGTTCCGCTTCAATTATTCGCTACGAGTTTGAGGGCTCTTTCCGCTCCACAATTGCCGAGAACATTCGCGTGGGCTTCACCACCACCATACCCAAGGGTTTCCTGCTGGGCTTCACCTCGAATCTGACTGGCGAATATTTGACTATACAGATCTCCAATTCAG GTCATTTGCGCTGTGTCTTTGATTTTGGTTTCGAGCGACAGGAAATTATATTCCCTAAAAAGCACTTCGGCCTAGGTCAATACCACGATGTGCGTTTCATGCGCAAGAACAGCGGCTCAACGGTGGTGCTGCAAGTGGACAACTACGAGCCCGTTGAGTATCACTTTGATATCAAGGCTTCGGCGGATGCGCAGTTCAATAACATTCAATACATGTACATTGGAAAGAACTTGTCAATGACGGATGGTTTTGTGGGTTGTGTGTCACGCGTGCAATTCGATGATATCTATCCGCTCAAACTGATGTTCCAACAGAATCCTCCCAATAATGTCAAATCACTGGGCA CAAATTTGACTGAAGACTTCTGCGGCGTGGAGCCGGTAACGCATCCGCCCATTGAAATAGAAACTCGCCCACCACCTTTGGTGGATGAGGAGAAGCTGCGCAAGGCATACAACGAAGTGAACTCGGTGCTGCTGGCAT TCTTGCTCGCAATCCTTTTCCTCCTGCTGTGTCTGATGTTCTTCCTCATCGGTCGCTACTTGCACCGTCACAAAGGAGATTATCTGACGCATGAGGATAATGGCGCCGATGGTGCTGATGATCCCGATGATGCTGTGCTCCACTCGACCACGGGTCACCAGGTCAGGAAGCGTACGGAGATTTTCATCTAA